The DNA sequence TCAACTAAGGAATCACAATGCCTGATATCCCAAATCCTTTTTCGCCTTTAGACAACCTATTTATTACAACGAAACGTCATGCGAACGCATCAATTTCCACTAAACCCTGGGCGGATAAATTGAATCCTCTCAAAAAGCTCTTTGGCAAAAAGCCAGAGACTCCTGAGGGCGATATCAAGTCCGACACGCCCACGTCTAAGACTGGATTAGAAAACGTTCCTCAGCTCTTAGGTAAAGCCAAGCGTGCTCCCTTTAAGATCTCGTGGGCCATCAATGCCGAGGAGATCAAGGAAGCGCAGCGCCTGCGTTACAAGGTATTTGCCGAAGAGATGGGTGCGCATCTGCCAGTCAATGAAGACGGTCTTGATATCGACGAGTTTGATGCCTATTGCGATCACTTGCTCATTCGTGACCCCGAGACCTTGCGCGTCATTGGTACTTACCGGGTCTTGCCACCCCATAAAGCCAGTCAACTTGGCCGCCTTTATTCGGATTCGGAGTTTGATCTCTCCCGCATTAATCACTTACGCCCCAAAATGGTGGAAGTAGGTCGCTCCTGTGTGCATGAAGACTATCGCTCGGGTGCAGTAATCATGGCCCTATGGAGTGGTCTTGGCCAATACATGAAACAGCATCAATATGAGATCATGCTCGGTTGCGCCAGCATTCCAATGGCTGATGGCGGCCACTATGCAGCCAGTCTCTATAACTCGCTCGGGCCGGAGCAAATGGCACCAGTTGAGAACCATGCGTTTCCGAAGCTACCTCTCCCCTTAGATCGCTTAAATGGCGGTCTGCATGTGGAAGCACCACCGCTCATTAAGGGCTACCTGAAACTCGGGGCTAAGATTTGTAGTGCGCCCGCTTGGGATCCAGACTTCAACACCGCCGATCTACTCACGATGTTGCGGCTCTCCGAAATGAATCCGCGCTACGCGAAGCATTTTCTAGAAAAGGCGGACTAATCCGTTAGCTTTAGGGTGTAGCGGTACCCGATTCGTTCCCACTCCGCCGCTTCTTTACGTAG is a window from the Polynucleobacter sp. HIN11 genome containing:
- a CDS encoding GNAT family N-acetyltransferase, translated to MPDIPNPFSPLDNLFITTKRHANASISTKPWADKLNPLKKLFGKKPETPEGDIKSDTPTSKTGLENVPQLLGKAKRAPFKISWAINAEEIKEAQRLRYKVFAEEMGAHLPVNEDGLDIDEFDAYCDHLLIRDPETLRVIGTYRVLPPHKASQLGRLYSDSEFDLSRINHLRPKMVEVGRSCVHEDYRSGAVIMALWSGLGQYMKQHQYEIMLGCASIPMADGGHYAASLYNSLGPEQMAPVENHAFPKLPLPLDRLNGGLHVEAPPLIKGYLKLGAKICSAPAWDPDFNTADLLTMLRLSEMNPRYAKHFLEKAD